The following is a genomic window from Rutidosis leptorrhynchoides isolate AG116_Rl617_1_P2 chromosome 8, CSIRO_AGI_Rlap_v1, whole genome shotgun sequence.
ATCTTCTGACTTAAATGGGCCCTACACTCTGCTGCATCTTTCTCAGATAATTATCTTCAAGCAACCTGCATCTTTGTGGTGTGGAAGGCGGTTTTGTGAGCAATCTGCAAGGCTGGAAACAATGTGGTGTGGGGTTCCAAATCAGCAGACATCTACAATGTTAGCTATGAGTCCTGTTTTATGGTTAACTATATAGTCAATATTTGCCTTTCAAACGATAATTCAATTATTAACCAAACATCACAAGATGGCCTAATGGTTTGCGTATTCTCACAAAAGGTCTCAAATTCAAACCTGGTTAGCAACACCACGTGAGGTGATCAAAGAAGGGTCATGAACAGTCACAAGATAACTCGCTTAGGTCACGCACTTCTAAGTTATGTCAACCAGATTGTCATACGTATAACACATATCGAAAAGCTCGAAAAATCCAGAGTAGCTGCTTAGAGGCTAAAATTGCATTCGTGAAGCAGAACATAAGTTCGATGGTTATGATGAACATGTTTGTCAAAAATGTAAGCATAATTGGGTACTTGCAACAAATGATTGTTAAGACTTCTCATATGTAGCTATGGCATTTGTTAATAAACTTGTATTTCATCTCAAACTGAAATGATATGATATTGAGAATGATTTGAATAATATGTTTGGGATGTAAAAGTTTTTGAATTTCATCTCAAAACAAATATGCAATGACATGAACTTTTATTTGCAGTCTTGTTGCCAAATGGTTTTGATATAAAACACCTAAAAACATATATTGATGGGTCACAATCACAAGATGTATTACTTATTGGCCAGTAGCTATACTTGTTTCACCTGAAGGACCACAAACAATTTACTCAAAAAGTAAATTGCATTAGTAAATCTTTTAAACAAATTCTATGAAAAAGAAAAACACTGCAATATGAATTGATATTCTCATTCGAAATCATTACACACCCATCGATCAGTCGTTACTTCGATGTAGCCCAACACGCAACAAGGACATTGCAATTTGAATTCTTTTCGATCTTGTTTAAACATGCATCACACATTATATGAAGATCGTTTGAATCGAAAACATGAACATTGTGTGACCCAAAATGCCCTTACTACTAATCTAGTTATTAAAAACAACTAACCAAGTGATTGGATCCCATTAAAGGAAACTCTACCAAAACCCAAATTATCAACTCTATACAATTCTAACCAAACCCTTTCAGCTTCAAATCTTGCACTGTACTTATTGCTCCCCATTTGTTCATCTTCAACAATGGCAGTTACTTTTCCCAAATCACCATTTTCACCCTGATCTTTTCTTGGAATTACAGTTTTACCCTTTTCAATTTTCAACTTCTTTTTCTTACTCAAATTACTCAAACATTTTCTTCCGATCATCCATGGAAGTTTAAGAAATGTGAGTGTAAAGAAGTTAACAACAGCACACGGACAACAACATACTGCCACACAATCAGCAATCACTCTGGCAGTACAAGATTGGCATGACTTACCGGAGCATTCCACTCCTCCAGCGTCTTCGACTGGATTCCGGCGGGACCTTTTTGTGATTCCGGTGGTGGGTTCTGATGGGTATGATTGTATCTCACGACCCATTTCAAAAGTTGGATTCTTGATGGTGGTTGTGATTGATAATTCAACCTAAAGAATAGGACAATTGGTTGTCAGCATTTTGTTAGGTTTTTCAATTTTGTGTTTGGGATTATGAGAAATATGTAGGGAAGAGGGTTTTATTCAAAACTGTTTTACAAATACACAATTTTCTTCCATTTtcctttttatgattttttttgaatttatttatttatttttatttatttatttatttatttatttgagcaTGCAAAATCTTGATTCTTGAATTTTCCATTAGGGTAGTTAAAGTTCATGTAATTTAATGATGTGGGACTTTAAAAGTATGTACCAAAAATGGAAGAAGCAGACCTATTAACACGCGCCCTCTTCTAATTGCACTATTTGCATATTATGATGTCACTATCATGTTTACATCTAAAAGgtaaattttatatatttagatATTACTCCAAGTTAGAAAGTGTAATAAAAGTCACCTACgtattttataaaacatactttgATATGTCTAATTCACCTATTGTTATTGCAAAAAACACGATTTGACGTAACGGTTTATTGTGATAGCCAAATGACAATTCGTGCAACAAAATTATTTCATCTATACAAGTTTTTATTTCAGATAATCCAACTTGTAGAAATCATATAGACTATTCATCTACTCATGTAATTTTGTTTACAGGTATGAAAGAAATGAGAGAGATGTATATTTGAAGGCGTATATTAAAATAGATCATATGCTTGAACATATATAGTATTCCTATGATTAACACATGTTAAAACAACATATaaaatttttaaaagattttattcatGAAACTTAAGAAGGTCAAACGtgaaacattattattaaaaatttatgtgTGTACCATTTGATTTGATTGGATATTATTTAGAAACGTTCCGATTCCTAATTTGAATGAAATGAAAATGAGGCAATAAACTCATACATGGAGACAAACAAATTGGCACAAACTTTGAAGGCATTCTTTATACTATCTCGAAATTACAACAAAAAAGTTTGAAATAAATTATAAAAACTCGCCGATTCCCCAAACTCTATTAGTTTGTGATTTTGAATAAAAACTAAGAGATCATGAGTAGGGGTGTTCGAAATCCGGTTTATACTCGTTttggtgaatatatatatatatatatatatatatatatatatatatagtgttatgatcaagagggaagtaaccaatcggggagaagcaaaaactttttttttttttttttttcgttttttgaaaaaactttgttcacgaacattatagatgagatgaaaatatgaacatttattagagacactttgtgataaatgtttttattttggcggaaaaacgctcgaagaagtaatatataacaattatcgtgtttttcgagtgtattttgaggttttagctattgtggtttatatattagggtttagatattagggtttatagggtttagatattaggggctagaaatttagggtttagggtttagatttagggtttagatttaggatttagattgagtttttaacacgaacggtttagagtttagggtttagggtttagggtttagggtttagggtttggtgttttgagtttatggaataaacccaaaacaccaaaccctaaaccctaaactctaaatcgggctaaaatttacttcacaaaacatgggaaaaaaaaacgttcatattcttcacgaacaatattatcttgaatgttatttttgtcgatcgtttttccgcctaaataataacattcatcacgaagtgtctcttctaaatgttcatattttcgtgtgatcttgatgccggaaaaaaaattgcaaaaaaaaacgaattttttttttttgcttccccccgcttccccccgattggttacttccccattgatcctgcccatatatatatatatatatatatatatatatatatatatatatatatatatatatatatatatatatatatatatatatatatatatatatatatacacacacacacacagacacacacacacatCCGGTCCTATACGGTTCAACCGGCCGATGGCCTAATAAAACTGTAAACAGGACCAAGTTTCGCGGTTTGGTGATTTTCAAACCGGTGGCCGGACTACCAATATTTAAACTGGACCGAACCAACTAAATTGATACGGTTCGGTCGGTTTTCACAGTTTGACGGTTTTGTAAACACTCCTAAATTATGAGTccacaaaaatattaaaaaatatatatatttataaaacaaaaGTGAATTAATTTaataatgaaatattattattagaaagaatatttaattgtatattttAATTGATTAAGTATAAGcagtgttgcaaaagtcggccgacgcgtcgttttttaggcaCGACCGACGTGTCATTGCTAGAAAGTCGGTCAAAGGTAAAAAGTAGATTAAAGTCGGTTAAATTCGGAAAAAGTCGGTCAAATCGGTCAGagtcggtcaaagtcagtcaaagtcggtcaaattttttattttttttttgtaatattgttaataattgttaattgttcatTTTTATTctaaatatagtttatatttaaagatttgatatatatatatatatatatatatatatatatatatatatatatatatataatattatatataaatatatatttaataaaactattataaaaagtcaacgttagtcaacgccgTTGCGTCACTGTTGTGTCACCGTTGCGtccgacgcgtcgttttttaggcatggccgatgtatccccgactcgcgtcttttacaCCCTTAAGTATAAGTATGTTATCACTTTATTTTgtgaattttatatataattttgttgTGAATTTAGAACTTTTTTCTTAAAATTTAGAAAGTGAATAAACTCACACATTTAACATCGAATTTATAAATTAATctacaaatcatatatatatatatatatatatatatatatatatatatatatatatatatatatgtgtgtatgtgtgtgtgtgtgtgtgtgtgtgtgtatcttaAGAACTCGCACTTATAATTTGGAGTTAGAAATGTGACTCAATACttctggtatatatatatatatatatatatatatatatatatatatatatatatatatatatatatatatatatatatatatatatatatttgtaaattaATTTATAAATTCGATGTAAAGTGTGTGACATGTAGGGGAAAGggaaaagtaaatttttttttttactatcgttttttgttttaattttacaaacattaagatttagtgaaaatatgaatatttaaaaaagacattttatGATAAATGTTATTTTTTGATctagaaaatgctcgaagaaataacattcatcgtgatAAATAAgacaatcgggctaaattttgaaaaaaaaaactttcacataaaatgaaaaaaaaatgataaaaaaacctctaattaaaacattactcatgatgcatgttatcatttatatattcgggcgtttttccgccaaaataataacatttatcacaaagtgtcttttttaaacgttcgtattttcatgtgatcttaatgttgaaactcaaaaaaaattaaaaaaagttaCTTCCCCTCATTTTCTCCAAAAAAGTATTTTTTTCTCGATGATGACGCTATATATATAATACGTatatgttggagatatggagaactttaaacaattagagggaagattccagaaaactcacacgaagctttcaCGAAGTTGtttggaaactcacatgtagcttccacgaagttgtgaggaaattcacatgtagcttccacgaagctgtcaggaaactcacacgtAGCTTCTATGAAGCTGTCagaaaactcacatgaagcttcaaggaattgtttttagcttactccttaaaccattctataaatagaccctcttgtaactcattgtaaacacaccacaaatattcagtaaatacattctttaGTTGGTccatggactaaagcaatcacaacgattgcatataaccacgttatctcttgtgtcgatttacatttcttgcatttataatctttcgttcattaagtgggttagtaatcttgtagaattactatcggtgagtgatcttgttgaatcacttgcgttgttttgggtcctaatatccttacaactggtatcagagtacAAGGTTttgttaagggaacgatggcggaagacagaaagtttagaatcgaccgattcgatgggagagactttggcttttggaagatgcaaatcgaagattacttgtatcaaaagaagctaaatcaacctctgttagagaccaagcccaaatgcatgagcgatgccgattggacgcttttggatcgtcaagctttgggtgcgattcgtTTTTCACTTGCTAAGAATATTGCATACaatgttgtgaatgagaagacgacgtttgcttgcttgaaagcactctctaacatgtatgagaaacctaccgcttctaataaggtttttttcatgcgacaattgttcaatacgaaaatgaaggaaggtacgagtgcaacggatcatatcaacgagttcaacaacatcatatcgaggttagcatcggtagatattgtgtttgatgatgagttaaaggcactaatcttgctttcatcattaccggaaagttggtcgggtacggttaccgcagttagtagctctacaggaactactaagctagcgtttgaagcaataagggatttgattcttggtgaagatactcgtaggagaaactcgggggaatcgacatctggttctttgttaagtaccgacaaccgtggtaggaaatttgatcgcggtgagaagaagggtagaaagaagtctaagaagaggtatccatcgaaagatagaagtgaagttgtttgttggggttgcaatcaaaaaggacactttcaaagaaattgtaaaaatggtccgacgaaaggtgtgaacttgaccgcagatgaaagtgatgatgcacttttatgtagtgttaaaaattctatggagtcttggattttggattcgggagcttcgtttcatgctactcatgtcaaaagcatgatgaataATTTTCGATCATATCAAGGTAAGGTGAGATTGGCCGAcaacaaacaactcaatatagagggcattggagatgttgtattgaagactactctttgcTCTAActggaccttgaaaaacgtaaggtacattcctaaattaaaaaggaaacttatttcggttggtcaatgaaatgtcccgttcttattgattaaaaactttccatattaattgatttcgttgcgaggttttgacctctatatgagacatttttcaaagactgcattcattttaaaacaaaccataacctttatttcatcaataaaggtttaaaaagctttacgtagattatcaaataatgataatctaaaatatcctgtttacacacgactattacataatggtttacaatacaaatatgttacaacgaaataagtttcttgaatgtagtttttacacaatatcatacaagcatggactccaaatcttgtccttatttaagtatgcgacagcggaagctcttaataatcacctgagaataaacatgcttaaaacgtcaacaaaaatgttggtgagttataggtttaacctatatatatcaaatcgtaacaatagaccacaagatttcatatttcaatatacatcccatacatagagataaaaatcattcatatggtgaacacctggtaaccgacattaacaagatgcatatataagaatattgtaatgacccgcactttttcgatcaatttatacttataagattaatatttacataaattaaaccttaccaacatgataagcaatccaaattgttaagatttatgtttttgaaatgagttttacacaacgtttgaccgtctagttgactgatgatatcacgaactatataacatatgataattatacgtttgtgtatatatatgtatatatacatacttaacatgatctaaggatgttgtaatacctcattttgtattaataacaataagttaaaagtatattttaaaactactaacttaagttttcaaaacgataaccatacgtaacgttatttgacataaatacttatgacctataatgtttatacatatatcgtatatgtaatgtatttaatcactttttaaggacttaaatacataaaacaatataagtgtattcacaaaatatagctatatttgaattctcgttccgttttcacaagatttctatacgtatatctagagtatatgtactcgtatcatacctagcttctatatgtatttactattggtatatacacatcaaatcaccaccaaccagcccttgttcatgccttatgtataaggtaattacttttgtaagatagtatgactaattacacaaaataacaacctAAAAATTTTGTCTTGGTTCCCTTGGTTCACGTTTTTAAGAGGCtaggggggatcatcattttgattcatttttacttcaattctctagctaaatacacacacacacttataagccttaaacccttaatcaattcagcaaagttaccatgaagatctagcttcaaaaacatcacttaatcaccataagaaaacccttacaaaaacacttcaagaatccttccaagaacacaagtttacttccaatctttcatccaattccatcactcttttggttctaggtttttactcctcttttacagcaatcttgtccaagtaacttgaggtagtaactttgttcataaccttattcgattcatatatatatagctatcatattttatggtatacaattttaacaataagaacatagtttgaatgatttcaaacttgtttgcaaactaaatagatccttctaacttaacttttaaaatacttcaagacctgtaatatatcataaatatatgctaatttagcaaggtataacttggtttttcaaagaacaccttaaaaactgaatttacgacgtcggagtgtaaccgggggctgttttgggttggataattaaaaactatcttgaactttgaattggaggcttattttctggaaaattgatatttactatgaatatgataacacataaaaatttcatgatttaactcaaagtataagtatttttagaaaaataatcatttaatgttgtttacataagggaaaatgatcaacttcataagtttcaccaaagtttgacctatgacctgtgatttcgaatacaaactaaggtatttacagttcatagtcttaaagaagaactcgatccaaggaagtggcaagttgaaccaacgaaaacggagttgtaacgaagaaactatgaccaaaacaagatcggatatccaaaactagtttagccacgaaaataattggagaaaaattaaatgaatcacatctttctaaaataacatgatattttatatatatgtactcataatttaattttatatatttcaggaccacccgtaaacaatacgagaagattaatcataagatcccatgattgtacgcaacacgtcatttgacaacaccggtactttatgtacgcaacatgtcatttgacaacaccggtaccatgggtcaagattaatcccgaccaatacaaatacgatggggttttatttatttcgatgggggttttatttattaaacacctaaatatgaaccattaaaattgaattactaacatcggactgctaactacggactaagaaattattaaaactattaaaagtataataagtatatatatgtgacgattgtttaaaatggaaatatattgataaactatatatggataggttcgtgatatcaaccggagaccaagtcaaaatatatatatcttcaaggcaaaagtgagtatatagtcccacttttaaactctaaatatttcgggatgagaatacatgtattttatgttttacgttatggacacaagtaactgaaaaatatattctacgttgagttgtaccactggcatacttccctgtagcttggtaactattatttacagcggtattgtaaacgcgaatcctgttgatagatctatcgggcctgacaaccccaaccggactggacgaccagtattcaacggttgcacagtacttcgtttcgtgactacacttggtacggtgtagtaagatttcataataaagggaatatgcgacgtgattaaatgttaagtatggttaccaagtgctcaaccacttagaatattcttattaaaatgtttacatatgaaatcttgtggtctatatttatatcgctgccggcattaaacctatatctcaccaactttatgttgacgttttaaacatgtctattctcaggtgataactaaaagcttccgctgcaacatgttgaatttaaacaagatcttgagtatgcatatttgtgtcaaaaatacaactgcatatcggaggatttgtaatgtaaaatatgctagaaatcgtattgttatcatcacatgtaaagtttgtaagtctaagattatcgctaaacgataatcatctttatattgtctaaagcttgtattaaaataagagttatggtttgtaatgtaaaataaatgcagttgttcttttaaaaatgtcgcatatagaggtcaatacctcgcaatgaaatcatacgttatctaactcgttcttatggttaaggacgggttatgacatatggtatcagagcggtggtcttagcgaaccaggtttgcattagtgtgtctaactgataagtcgttaagatacattagtaagtctggactttgaccgggtctgatttaaaaaccattgcttatcattgttggttaaaatttatatgtaaatattatgtagtactaatgggttagttgttgtatgatagatgtcgggctcaaaacttgttatcacattcagcgactccgaaccagaatcttcagatggtgttccagtcattaacctatccgatgacgaaaataatatctttggggaagactcacaaattccggatgaaccgactatagagaacccggaaagtgaacccgaggaggaaagtgaacccgaggaggaaagtgaacccgaggaagaaatacaagaaattacgaaagacaagttcgaactaggaaagaaacgaaaggctaatgaattagaaaattcaaatcccgagtttagtgaggatgatgtggcaccaactccactagacactaccacccctattcctgctattcctattcgttctatcccggcatccagttcttcagccccacagccaaaatataggcagacagccaggataagcgttaggcgattcattgaacctaaacgtcttagaaaatagaccaaacgatgcactgccgtattaaaccatgggatcatataatgttttgtataatattattagtgtggtgtgcttaatattcgatgtaagataagaatatgtaaaatagtgaagtatgaaatgcaataattttccatggttaagtattatttagattgtagtaattggttctgtactaagctattaagtatgaacattaacgggtaggtactaccctagatataattataaaatgctaataagaagaaaaggcttttataataatacctggttcatattattaacaagctataatgtactataaatacacactacatctataatattccatgtgaataattattttcttttcattcttatagaagaatatggcgcgattgaaccgaatgacggaacaagaaatccaggaactcatcaatcagcgagtgaacgacagaatgttatgggtcgaggctgcaaggggtgctgcagttaacccaaatcctcgtgtggggtgcacttacaaaacttttcaagcttgcaagccctcatcattcagtggaacagaaggaccgatcggtttaacccggtggatagaaaagatggagactgtgtttaaaataagtggttgtgttgaaaaggacatgaccaagtatgcatcgtgcactttacaagatagtgcactcacgtggtggaaaaattttgtgaaggctgtaggaggagatgtagcttatgatactccatgagaagaattcaaaacaatgttaatcaacgaatattgtccaaggaacgaggttaggaagttggaagatgaattacgaagcctgaaggttgttggtactgaaatcaccaactacaatcagcgattcatggaattagttttggtatgtcctgaattggttccaaccgaagaacggaagattgaaatgtacaaagatggtttgcccaaaaaggtcaaggcaaatgttacagcatcgaaacctaagacaattcatgaagctataaccatggcaaacgagctaatggatcaggtcatcatggataagaatgtatccaatactgatgtgaaggtatcaggtaacaaaagaaagtggaatggaaattatgatcgaggtaaccaacaacaatcttttaagaaacaagaaatcacgcaaggtgcgggtagtggtttaagctttggttataaaggataaaatcctttatgcaaccgatgccacaaacatcactctggctactgtaatgtggtatgcaacaaatgtaatcgaaagggtcatcttgctgaagattgtagggctctcgttacaaatacaaatggtaccaagactcctgccaccaatgcaaatagaactactttggctaccattacttgttatgggtgtggaaaacaaggtcactataagagccagtgtccgaatccagagaagaataatggatctgcacgtggaagaacatttgttattaatgctagagaggcgtgtgaagacccggagcttgttacgggtacatttaccattaataacttatcaacatctattatatttgatactggtgccgatagaagttacgtgtgtagaaatttttacactaaattgaattgttcatcattacctctagatgctaagtacatgattgagttagctaatggtaaactaattaaagccgataaaatttgtcgtgattgtaaaataaatttagccggagaaacgtttaaaattgacttgatacctgtagaattagaaagttttgatgtaatagtcggcatggactggatgtccaaagtaggagctgaagttgtgtgtgccaagaaggcaattcgcattccttgtaaggataaaatgccggtgatgatttatggagagaagggtaactcaaagttaaaactcattagctgtttgaaagccaagaagtgtttagaaaagggatgttatgctattctagcacatgttaataaagtcgaaaagaaagaaaaagagaagtgcatcaacgacgtgcctgtggcaagagattatcctgaagtttttccggaagagttgccaggattacctccatttagatctgtagaatttcaaatagatttagtaccaggagctgcaccagtggctcgtgcgccatatagacttgcaccgtccgaattaaaagaacttcaaagtcagttaaaagaattactagaccgtggattcatacgaccaagtacttcactgtggggagctccaattttgtttgttaagaagaaagatggatcttttaggatgtgtatagattatcgtgaattaaataagttaactatcaagaatcggtatccactaccgagaattgacgacttatttgatcaactgcaaggatcatgtgtgtactcaaaaattgacc
Proteins encoded in this region:
- the LOC139863599 gene encoding uncharacterized protein; this translates as MGREIQSYPSEPTTGITKRSRRNPVEDAGGVECSGKSCQSCTARVIADCVAVCCCPCAVVNFFTLTFLKLPWMIGRKCLSNLSKKKKLKIEKGKTVIPRKDQGENGDLGKVTAIVEDEQMGSNKYSARFEAERVWLELYRVDNLGFGRVSFNGIQSLG